From Xyrauchen texanus isolate HMW12.3.18 chromosome 36, RBS_HiC_50CHRs, whole genome shotgun sequence, one genomic window encodes:
- the LOC127630195 gene encoding probable tRNA methyltransferase 9B: MDEAASQLERDHVHNVYERIAPYFNDSRYKAWPKVKQFLLEKEPGSIVADVGCGNGKYLHINESIFKLGCDVCRPLVDSAWSQGHEVQLCDGLRLPYRDGCFDAVLSIAVIHHMSTKERRIRAIKEMARTLRVGGRIMIYVWAMEQKRRKFEKQDVFVPWNPSPPPSPAMRGSGRNRLRGNRYKSVNEDPDSSDKHRKVKSTSSMVDEGDLTSPCQQKQQRLWFFSRSLDSVLDFGSLTVSCSSSSTLQTSVDEAAERKSRRTCTRGLIRQVSNLFSSSARTSLEEDVFISDPHEQVHKIDNSSASNGDKVVELVHDCSSIPLPDLVSYQREHSNNEGHGEVESISSRQELLQRQESIGSLQESGGMKEWSSEQLKDSCLRYYHVFREGELTQLIENHVEELHVLHTYLDHANWCVVAEKIHVWTF, translated from the exons ATGGACGAGGCTGCCAGCCAGCTGGAGAGAGACCATGTTCACAACGTCTACGAGAGGATCGCACCGTACTTCAACGACAGCCGTTACAAGGCTTGGCCCAAGGTCAAGCAGTTCTTGTTGGAGAAGGAGCCTGGCAGCATTGTGGCTGATGTAG GATGTGGCAATGGCAAATATCTGCACATCAATGAGAGTATCTTCAAACTGGGCTGTGACGTGTGTCGCCCATTGGTGGACTCTGCGTGGAGTCAGGGTCACGAGGTGCAACTTTGTGATGGCCTGCGTTTACCCTACAGAGACGGCTGTTTTGACGCAGTACTCTCCATTGCAG TAATCCACCATATGTCCACCAAAGAACGGCGTATCCGAGCAATAAAGGAGATGGCACGCACACTGCGCGTAGGCGGGCGAATCATGATTTATGTTTGGGCCATGGAGCAGAAGAGGCGCAAGTTTGAGAAGCAAGACGTCTTCGTTCCCTGGAACCCCAGTCCCCCTCCTTCTCCTGCCATGAGAGGGTCGGGTCGAAACAGACTGCGAGGTAACAGATACAAAAGCGTCAATGAAGACCCTGATTCCAGCGACAAACACAGGAAGGTGAAAAGCACATCCTCCATGGTGGACGAGGGCGACCTGACCAGCCCCTGCCAGCAGAAGCAACAGAGGCTTTGGTTCTTCTCCAGATCTCTGGATTCCGTGCTGGACTTTGGCAGCCTGACCGTGTCCTGTTCGTCTTCCAGCACTTTACAAACCTCTGTCGATGAGGCGGCGGAGAGAAAAAGCCGGCGAACCTGTACCAGGGGTCTCATCAGACAGGTTTCTAACCTCTTTTCATCTTCCGCCAGAACAAGTCTAGAAGAGGACGTCTTCATCTCCGATCCCCATGAACAAGTCCATAAAATTGACAACAGCAGTGCTAGTAATGGGGATAAGGTTGTGGAGCTTGTCCATGATTGTTCCTCAATACCACTGCCTGATTTGGTGTCCTACCAACGGGAGCATTCCAATAATGAAGGACATGGGGAGGTAGAGAGTATATCAAGCAGACAAGAGCTCTTGCAGAGACAGGAAAGTATAGGATCTCTTCAAGAAAGTGGAGGGATGAAAGAATGGAGCAGCGAGCAGCTGAAGGACTCTTGTCTGAGGTACTACCATGTATTCAGGGAAGGAGAATTGACGCAGTTGATTGAAAACCACGTAGAAGAGCTCCACGTTCTGCACACCTACTTGGATCACGCCAACTGGTGTGTAGTAGCCGAGAAGATCCATGTCTGGACGTTTTAA